A genomic window from Salvelinus namaycush isolate Seneca chromosome 21, SaNama_1.0, whole genome shotgun sequence includes:
- the LOC120066548 gene encoding uncharacterized protein LOC120066548 produces MLFQGLDIPEVPMNDSRSESFKLQYELVAKLCPLMVRTIMATTIANQPPTIQEAVMSSENIHVKELCEAGIKPLKENHVPDDSETNIMVRRALSEIESCMIENSDKDSPSLHSTPEVVVDLITKLLHGYELDSEDFASPVSSPTTTLSDVAMDMVVSVLRDMSDSPDVTSALEMTKDLKTPYSRPSSARIVSALCRELEEHMGSPDALRRALSRGSGEMTTAIASAVTREVNRLGSIVPKVSVRPLSSDICLRTDQDKVMVKSRCGSAEVKASQPVYIIVHVEAVMDIIVRLRSLIVPRTQDKLASWTLVEDVTNKLSSALWVRVTNRWREANVCLKATDIFQLVLSVHRKLMQRYGTEEALQKILCHKAPKLHKDIVCLVTNAIMDAPSKLQGTKTLESTLNLKELTALFNEMTTRQSLNKKAEQSSIKTEIEQPEWSTVKQVTSGSSSFIRELILEEVLMKLVKKICRMPKRTNKHQRIQISDLVTELIRLFDDEVAKYLIEEMGSQQKSFNSKMTSKLADAIYTDLGKVKRLKRSLKIDDLFEDQEMLSIVSVIVCHKLLAILKPSVPSETSDLEDSCSDDVEDAESEGVHYATGRKSKMSIVLKDTTDQPEMYIAVDSPPMIKLSKMRKGIRGFFWGVQKAWKRLVTCKSSGSSDGYPG; encoded by the exons ATGCTATTTCAGGGCCTTGACATCCCTGAGGTACCCATGAACGACAGCCGCTCTGAGAGCTTTAAGCTACAGTATGAACTGGTTGCGAAGCTTTGTCCTCTGATGGTAAGGACAATCATGGCTACAACCATAGCCAATCAACCACCTACTATTCAAGAAGCAGTGATGTCTTCCGAGAACATCCATGTGAAAGAGCTGTGTGAGGCAGGTATCAAACCTCTCAAAGAGAACCATGTACCCGATGACTCTGAGACAAACATCATGGTCAGAAGGGCTTTGAGTGAAATTGAATCCTGTATGATTGAGAACTCCGACAAGGACTCTCCCAGTCTACATTCCACACCAGAGGTGgttgtagacctgatcaccaagctGCTTCATGGGTATGAGCTTGACTCAGAGGACTTTGCATCACCTGTGTCATCCCCAACCACCACTCTCTCTGATGTGGCAATGGACATGGTGGTTTCTGTCCTTCGGGACATGTCCGATTCCCCAGACGTTACCTCAGCATTGGAAATGACCAAGGATCTCAAGACGCCGTACTCCCGCCCCTCAAGTGCAAGGATTGTAAGTGCCCTCTGCAGAGAGCTGGAGGAGCACATGGGCTCTCCTGATGCTCTGAGGCGAGCTTTGAGCCGCGGCAGCGGGGAGATGACAACAGCCATTGCGAGTGCAGTCACCAGGGAAGTCAACCGTCTGGGTTCAATCGTACCCAAAGTCTCTGTCCGGCCGCTCTCCTCAGACATCTGCCTAaggacagaccaggacaaggtcATGGTTAAGAGCCGATGTGGCTCGGCTGAGGTGAAGGCATCCCAACCGGTGTATATTATTGTTCACGTAGAGGCGGTGATGGATATCATTGTCCGGCTGCGGTCTCTGATTGTTCCTCGGACCCAGGATAAACTGGCCAGCTGGACCCTAGTTGAGGATGTGACCAACAAGCTGTCCAGTGCTCTGTGGGTGAGGGTGACTAACAGGTGGAGGGAAGCAAATGTCTGCCTGAAGGCAACAGACATCTTTCAGCTGGTGCTGTCTGTGCATAGAAAGTTGATGCAACGCTATGGCACAGAGGAAGCCCTACAGAAGATACTGTGCCACAAGGCACCCAAGCTGCACAAGGACATTGTCTGTCTTGTCACGAACGCAATTATGGATGCACCATCCAAACTTCAAGGCACCAAAACTCTGGAATCTACACTCAACTTGAAAGAATTGACAGCCTTGTTTAATGAAATGACAACCCGTCAATCTTTGAATAAGAAAGCTGAGCAGAGCAGCATCAAGACTGAGATTGAACAGCCGGAGTGGTCCACTGTGAAACAAGTGACATCCGGTTCCAGCAGCTTCATTAGGGAGCTTATATTAGAAGAAGTCCTGATGAAGCTTGTCAAGAAGATATGCCGTATGCCAAAAAGGACCAACAAACATCAGCGCATCCAGATCAGTGATCTGGTGACTGAGCTGATCCGATTGTTCGATGATGAGGTGGCCAAATATCTGATTGAGGAAATGGGAAGCCAGCAAAAAAGTTTCAATTCTAAGATGACATCGAAGCTGGCAGATGCCATCTACACTGACCTTGGGAAGGTCAAGCGTTTGAAACGCTCCTTGAAAATTGACGATTTATTTGAGGATCAGGAGATGCTTTCCATTGTCTCTGTCATTGTTTGCCACAAGCTACTGGCCATCTTGAAACCCTCAGTGCCCAGCGAGACCTCAGACCTTGAAGACTCATGCAGTGATGATGTGGAGGATGCGGAATCTGAGGGGGTGCATTATGCCACCGGCAGAAAG TCCAAGATGAGCATTGTCCTTAAAGACACTACAGACCAGCCAGAGATGTACATTGCTGTGGATTCTCCACCTATGA TTAAATTATCCAAGATGAGGAAAGGCATCCGGGGCTTCTTCTGGGGAGTCCAGAAGGCCTGGAAACGCTTGGTCACCTGCAAGTCCTCTGGGTCCTCTGATGGGTACCCTGGATGA